A genomic window from Winogradskyella sp. J14-2 includes:
- a CDS encoding TolC family protein — MKQIFKISKVLLTFLLTAKLAFAQDSIVDANQTESFKLLIPELEVLIDSALANNGMLGYRKDEIEVKKANLKSKRRNWTRNFGIQADTRYGNFNNFSNNVSGNDVVTLASATTQTNYGVGLYLKIPVFDIFNRKSEIKQAKTEISQAENLVKFQEYEIRETVIRFYEDLILKEQLLEIQAINLSDAKVNMEMAKKEFTNGQIEIYEYIRISDITAGVATEFEKAKSNLLLAKKLLENYTGIQIN, encoded by the coding sequence ATGAAACAGATTTTTAAGATATCTAAGGTGCTTTTAACTTTCTTGTTGACTGCCAAATTAGCTTTCGCTCAAGATTCTATCGTAGATGCAAATCAAACAGAATCGTTTAAATTGTTAATACCAGAGCTCGAAGTATTAATAGATTCTGCATTAGCAAATAACGGCATGTTAGGGTATAGAAAAGATGAAATTGAAGTAAAAAAGGCCAACCTAAAATCTAAACGTCGTAACTGGACCAGAAATTTTGGGATACAGGCAGATACCAGATATGGTAATTTTAATAATTTCTCTAATAACGTTAGCGGTAATGATGTTGTAACGTTGGCAAGTGCTACAACACAGACTAACTATGGTGTTGGGTTATATCTTAAGATACCTGTATTTGATATTTTCAATAGAAAATCTGAAATCAAACAAGCTAAAACAGAAATTTCTCAAGCCGAAAATTTGGTAAAATTCCAAGAGTATGAGATTAGAGAAACTGTTATACGCTTTTACGAGGATTTAATTCTTAAAGAGCAATTATTAGAAATTCAGGCCATTAATCTTAGCGATGCTAAAGTCAATATGGAAATGGCAAAAAAAGAGTTTACCAACGGACAAATAGAAATTTATGAGTATATCAGAATTTCTGACATCACAGCTGGTGTTGCTACTGAGTTTGAAAAGGCGAAATCTAACTTACTTCTCGCTAAAAAACTTCTAGAAAACTATACAGGTATTCAAATCAACTAA
- a CDS encoding sugar transferase has product MKVLYVGNDLELINQLKEEKKTAVIVKRNGLEAIKILKSSTKIDVVVSDYELTGNNGLFFYNKLKEENLAKIPFILLVKEYNQTVFKKAFQAGVNDFFVLTTTSKKQITERCQVLAKQNSETKVENGKINAKVSYKIPLSKRIFDVVVASSILIVLSPFLLVTILAIRLESKGKVYYTAKRVGRKTFDFYKLRSMKEGSDKLLKELAAKKNQYSNTLTENEDLKEDQPCPECAKLPEGYYCSPLKYAENEKVCDYMYNYRKEVAQNKKSSFIKIVDDPRITKIGKVIRNTSIDELPQLINVIKGDMSLVGNRPLPVYEAECLTKDQLSKRFLAPAGITGIWQVELRGKGGNMSEEERIALDNKYADYFTGNNYSFWFDIKILLSTIPALFQKSTV; this is encoded by the coding sequence ATGAAAGTACTTTACGTAGGAAACGATTTAGAATTAATCAATCAGTTAAAAGAAGAAAAAAAGACAGCTGTTATCGTAAAACGAAATGGGTTAGAAGCTATCAAGATACTTAAATCTAGCACAAAAATAGATGTTGTAGTTTCAGATTACGAATTAACCGGAAACAACGGCTTGTTTTTCTACAATAAGCTAAAAGAAGAAAACCTCGCAAAAATTCCATTCATTCTTTTAGTAAAGGAATACAATCAAACGGTATTTAAAAAAGCATTTCAGGCTGGTGTAAACGACTTTTTTGTACTTACAACAACGTCTAAAAAACAAATTACTGAAAGATGCCAGGTTTTAGCAAAACAAAATTCTGAAACTAAAGTTGAGAACGGCAAAATAAACGCTAAAGTATCTTACAAAATTCCGTTATCAAAACGCATCTTTGATGTTGTAGTAGCCTCATCAATACTTATTGTATTATCGCCATTTTTGTTAGTAACTATTCTGGCTATTCGATTAGAATCTAAAGGGAAAGTTTACTACACTGCAAAACGTGTTGGTAGAAAAACCTTTGATTTTTATAAGCTGCGTTCTATGAAAGAAGGCTCAGATAAATTATTAAAAGAGTTAGCCGCCAAAAAAAATCAGTATAGCAACACTTTAACTGAAAATGAAGATTTAAAAGAAGACCAACCGTGTCCTGAATGTGCAAAATTGCCAGAAGGTTATTATTGCTCACCGTTAAAATATGCTGAAAATGAGAAAGTTTGCGACTATATGTATAATTATCGCAAAGAAGTGGCTCAGAACAAAAAATCTAGTTTCATCAAAATTGTAGACGATCCAAGAATTACAAAAATTGGTAAGGTTATAAGAAATACAAGTATAGATGAGTTGCCGCAGTTAATTAACGTCATAAAAGGTGATATGTCTTTAGTAGGTAATAGACCATTGCCAGTTTATGAGGCAGAGTGCTTAACCAAAGACCAACTGTCTAAACGCTTTTTAGCACCTGCTGGAATTACAGGAATTTGGCAAGTAGAACTTAGAGGGAAAGGTGGCAATATGTCTGAAGAGGAACGAATAGCATTAGATAATAAATATGCTGATTATTTTACAGGTAACAACTACTCATTTTGGTTTGATATAAAAATTTTGCTTAGCACCATACCTGCATTATTTCAGAAAAGTACAGTATAG
- a CDS encoding response regulator transcription factor — MKKKILVIDDELTMTTLLEFFLGNNYEVVSVYSAKEALNWLDANLPDLVISDIQMEDMDGFEFLKQFRLRGYTKHTPVVMLSGKAESKERVKCYQLGAQDYLTKPFNPEELDEVVKKNLYPIHYASAW; from the coding sequence AAAAAAATATTAGTTATTGATGACGAGCTCACAATGACAACGCTTTTAGAATTCTTTTTAGGAAATAACTACGAAGTGGTTTCAGTATATTCAGCCAAAGAAGCTCTGAATTGGTTAGACGCAAATTTACCAGATTTAGTCATAAGCGATATTCAAATGGAAGATATGGACGGCTTTGAGTTTTTAAAACAATTTAGATTAAGGGGTTACACTAAACATACGCCAGTTGTAATGCTTTCTGGTAAAGCCGAAAGTAAAGAACGTGTAAAATGTTACCAATTAGGTGCCCAAGATTATCTAACAAAACCATTTAACCCAGAAGAATTGGATGAGGTTGTAAAGAAAAATCTATATCCAATTCATTATGCAAGTGCTTGGTAA